The stretch of DNA GcctggggaagaggagaggatggagggaggaagggcagaAGGCCCAGGCAGGTCTGGGTGAGAGGTGTCGAAGGGTCAATAGGAAATGCTTAGACAAAAGGCTTTAAAGCTCTGAGGGCTTCGTTCTGGGACTAAAAAGGAGAAGGAATTCTTAGAactcttctctttcccttggTTCCTTCCAGTGAAGGTCAGATTTGAGAGAGAAGGCAGTTAACTTGGCTTACCTAAGAGACTTTActgtggaatatttttccatcctCTGTGGTTAGTAACCATAGCCTACACAGACAGGAAAACCTGACCTCAGTGCAGGGTTTCTCTGCTGTTTGAGATACATTGTCTCTGATtttacctttctttctccttcaggcTGCCTGATAGGGGCTGTAAATCTCAAATCCAGCAATCGAACCCCAGTGGTACAGGAATTTGAAAGTAAGTACAAAGGAAATGCCTCGGATAATGGGCACCATCTACTGGACGTTTGGTGTCTTGCAGCCAACTCAGGAACATCCGTCTCTGCAGGGTGCCAAGGAGGTGTTGGAGGTGGGCTGCTCTGCGGTGCACAGGCCCATGAAGCATGGCATCAGCAGGCCGGCAGGGAGCCCTGTGCGGTTTTCCATCGGCTGGCATCGCACTCCTGCCTGGCTTTGTGATCACACAAcaaacaaatttctttctttcttttttttttttttgagatggagtctcgctcttgttgcccaggctggagtgcagtggcgcaatctcagctcattgtagcctctgcctcccgggttgaagcgattctcctgcctcagcctcctgagtagctgggattacaggtacccgccaccacccccagctgatttttgtgtggggctttgccatgtttggcctggctggtctcaaactcctgacctcaggtgatctgccctcctcggcctcccaaagtgctaagaacaggtgtgagccaccgcacctggccaagaaattTCTTATATACAAGCAGGGTGTTTAAGGGAGGGGTACACTATGTAGTAAAATCCTTGccagttatatttattttctggcaAAAACTCATCCTTTCTCAAAGTCTCTTGGAGTATGGAATTGGCTAGGTTTTTAATCTGCATGAAAGGCCTCTTGAATTAGAGATAGCTTGCAGGGTCTGGGTGCAGCTGAACCTAAAAGCACTCCACATTCActgagagttcttttttttctttgctcgTTAGGTGTGGAACTGTCTTGCATCATTACAGATTCGCAGACAAGTGACCCCAGGATCGAATGGAAGAAAATTCAAGATGACCAAACCACATATGTGTTTTTTGACAACAAAATTCAGGGTATGATCCTGTAGTCGTCCTGCCTGTTGACCTTTCCTCTGCCCATAGACCTGGGTGTGCACTCTTGGCCAGAAACTTACCTCAGACTGGTAACCTGCATCTGTAGCTAGgactgagttttttattttttatttatttactttttaagatttataattatggaaaatttcaaacatatgcaaaagtaATGCAAGTGGCATATCAAGCCTCCCTGTACCTGTCACCCAGCATCCGCAAGTGCAGCTCATTAGCTAGGATCTTCATCTGCTCACAGCCCCATCTCTTTGGGGAATCAAAGTGAGCATTTTCCTAGGCCATCTTCTCACGATCCTCATGTGTGTGATGTAAGTGAGGGAATGAGAAAGGACCGTATGTTTCAGCAAGGGCACGGCACAAACTGACTGAGCCAGCCACTGTGTTTCAGGCTTGGTGCTGGGGTTGCCGATGGGGAGAAAGCACGGGGTACCCTGAAGTGACATCCTCCCGGTGGAGgctggtggtcagggaaggctcccCAAAGTGGCCTCTCTGGGTGCGGTGTGAAGGGTGGCTGGTTAGCAGGCAAGACGGTGTGGAGAGAGGTGGTCAGGAGAGAACGCTGTGTATGAAGATGCAGAAGCAACGGACAGACTGACTGATGGGAAAGACTGCAGGTTCCCCACTGTTGCCGGTACATGGacagggacagagggaggagaggggttGGAGAGGTCACCTGGCCAGGCAGACTGCACTGACTGCCAGGCGAGCATGGGCGGTGTCTCAGGGGAAATGCCATGGCTGCATCTGCGTTTCAGAAGACGGAAGTGGCTGCTGTAGAGAAGAGATTGGAGGCGGCACAACTCAGGGCAGAGGCCCAAGTCAGAGGCCTTCCGCTGAGTCCAGGAGAGGGCTGGGGGgcgcccaagctggggtgcaggcAGGGAAAGAGACTCGAGGGGGGCCTGCTGGGGCTTCGCTGTGCCAAGCGGcacagagggaggcaggcaggtggCTGGAGAGGAGGATGACACCTTTCTTCTGACAGGAGGGCGGGAGCCGCAGGAGGTACACATGCAGGCTTGTGCATCGGTCGGAGCCTGTGGAGTTCTCAGAGCAGTTGAGGGTTGAGAGGGATTTGTGGAAACGGCTCCAACACAGTCTTGCTTTGGGTTCTCAGTGTTGTCAGGAGCCTGAGTCTCCTCAGAAGAGTTTTGCTTCCCACTCACATGAAGTCCCTCCTTTGCCTCTTATTTTTGGAGTGATGGAATGTTCTTCTCAGAACACAGATCTGTTTTCTTTGGCCACTCAGGCTGACCCTGCGAAACCCTGAGCATGTAGTTTAGAGCGTCAGAGGAACCAGGtgagaaattatttaaagaacTTTCTGTTTCTGGGGATGAAACGTTTTGCTCTTAGCCACAGGGACGGGGAGGCCGAGGGAAACCGTTTCCCGCACCGAATGCAGGGACCAGGGGAGGATGCAGCTCTACTTGGCCTCTTGCCTCGCCTCAGTGCGGGCCTGCACCAAAAGCACCCTGGCGGGGTTTATCTGCTCTTTTCTCACATGGTAGAAGTTCGAATCCTCCACTAATGGGTGGCTGTGTAACAAAGTGTCTTATTAGACAGTGTTGATACCGATGTCTGTGCTGCGTCGGAAGCAGCTTTTAGTGGCTGTTTGTCGTGTATTGCGGCAAAAGCCTTTCGTGTCCTTGTCAGCGGCTGTCGGGGCCGCTGGTCAGTAGCTGCTGCTCTTTTGCGTCGTGTTTTCCTGACTCCTTCCCTATTTGTTGTTTTCCAGGTTCTTCCTGCTTCTTTGAAAAGTGTTATtatgtttaaaatctttttttcttgagcTATAATTCGTACTGCATAGGTCTCatccttttaaagtatacaattcaggggtttttagtatattcacatagttgtgcagccatcaccactatcaaattccagaacattttcatcatcccacaAAGAAACCCCGTACCCATCAGCAGTCAGTGCTCCTCCCGCGTCCCCGGCAGCTCTGATTCCACTTTGTGTGtctctggatttgcctattctggacacttCATAGAAACTCTAGTCTTTCGTGGCcaacttctttcactcagcatcatgtttttaaggttcaccTGTGTTGTAGCGTGTGCCAGtgcttcatttgtttttatggctgaataatgttccattgtagaCATACAACATTATTTTATCCGTTCTATAGATGGATAAAAAAAATGGGTTGtctccactttttggctattatcaaTAATGCTGCTAATCAATATTTGTTCACAGGTTTTGTTTGAgcctaagttttcatttctccgGGATAAATGACCAAGAGTACAATTGCTGGGTCTTACAgtagttgcatgtttagttttttaaaaaactgacagtgtttttcaaagctgctttacaattttgcattcctaccagcagtgtattttcccacatcctcaccaacacttgttattgtctgtttaAGTTCTAACCATCTTAGTGGATCTGAAGTGGCGTCTTGTGGATTTGATCTGCATTTTctggtgactaatgatgttgagggtcttatttgtgtattttctttggagaaagttCTGTTCAAATTTATGtccatttaaaaagatttttttttctagaaacaggatctcactgcATTGCACAGGCTGGACAtgaattcccaggctcaaataatcctcccacctcagccttctgagtagctgggactacacgtgtgcacCGCTGCACCCACCCTACGTCCAGTTTTTAAATTGTCTGCTGATTACTGAAGTGTACATTCTTTCTTTATGCTGGATGCTAGGCTGGATGTGTGATTTGCAGATGTTTCTCCCATTGGGTGGATTGTGTTTTCACCTGCCTTTGTCCTTTGCATTTGATGAAGTCCAGCATCACCGTTTTTagtgcttgtgcttttggtgtcatagctaaGAAACCACTGCCCAATCCAAGGTCATGAGGGATTTATGCTTCTGCATTTTTCTAAGAGTTTATAGTTTTAACTCCTATGTTAGGTCTTCGTCGTATATGGAGTGAGAGAGAGGTTCAGCTTGATGTGTTTGCAAGTGGATATCAAGttatctcagcatcatttatgGAACATTGGTTGTTTTTCTAGTAGTGTGTTTTTTCTATTCATGGGCAGTCCTTCCTggaaatgaggaggaggaggtgaagtTCTTGGCTTTAATGACAGAGACACATGGTAATGAGTGCGTCTTGCACACCAGGAACAATTTTTGGTGTTTAGGTTACAGGTAGGAATGGGTCATGGTTCCTGTCCTTAGAGAGTTCACTTCTGTACTCCggaataaaaatcaaaatggatctGCAGTCTTCCTTGCTGTGGCATCCAGTGCTGGCCCCAGAAACCACCCTCTTCAAGTGGCTGATTTCTTTCAAGAGTTTCTTAGTGCCTCATGTCTTTTCTGTAGGAGACTTGGCAGGTCGTGCAGAAATACTGGGGAAGACATCCCTGAAGATCTGGAATGTGACACGGAGAGACTCAGCCCTTTATCGCTGTGAGGTTGTTGCTCGAAATGACCGCAAGGAAATTGATGAGATTGTGATCGAGTTAACTGTGCAAGGTAGGAGCTCATGCGAAGGTGAGACATTGCCGCCATGTTCAGGCCTCACGAGTCTGTAGCCGTAGGACGCACGAGATCAGGTAGTGTCTCGGTTTCTTTCCTTCCAGAACTGTGTCCCTGAGGGCTTCACATGGCTTAGGGAGGGGAGAACTGTTGAGAGCCGAGACTGCCTGAGTTGGGGGTAGAAGGTGAGAAGGGAAGTGAAGTTCCTGTCACTTCCTTCCACCAGCCAGAGAAGGCACTTTAACATACAGGAGGGTGGGATGCCGTGGTGGCCTGTCCGTCTGCAGTTGTGATCCTGGGAATAGCAGTGGCGCAGGAACCCCTCAACTGGCTCTCTTGTCTTTGGAGCTGATTTCTTGTGGGCTTTAATAAGAATAGAGCCCTGTTGCTGAGATCTTAACCACCACCCCCTTCTTTTCCTACAGTGAAGCCAGTGACCCCTGTCTGTAGAGTGCCGAAGGCTGTACCAGTAGGCAAGATGGCAACGCTCTACTGCCAGGAGAGTGAGGGCCACCCCCGGCCTCACTACAGCTGGTATCGCAATGATGTGCCACTGCCCACGGATTCCAGAGCCAATCCCAGATTCCGCAATTCTTCCTTCCACTTAAACTCTGAAACAGGCACTCTGGTAAGGTCTCCTCTAAGAGGTGAGAATGGAGATGTCTTTGTTGGGGCAAGAGATGCTTATTGTGAAAATAGTAATTATTAGGAGAGGTACTGAAACTTCTTGATAAGACAGGTGCTAAAAATCTAGAATGTTTGGGATTCTACAGGAAAAACGACGCTTCTTCCTTTTATAAACAAGTACATTCTTAGGGGGTAAGAGAAAGAAACCGTAGATTGAGACTGAAGAGAGATATTAAGCAAACGTTACTAGGGTCCTGATCGGATAATTAACTGTAAAAGTCATTAGACAATCGGGGAAATTCGATTACTAGCAGGTATTTGATGATCTATTAAGCAATTATTAATTTAGGGATGATAAAGGTATTGTGGTTATGATTTTTTACAGTCTTCTAGAGATACTGAAGTATTTATGGATAAAAGGTGTTtggaatttgtttcaaaataaccCAGCGGTGGTGGtaggaggtgggggaggagagaaAACAGATCGGTCATGCACTAGAGCACAAAGTACAAACCACACCAGGCTGTACTGTGCATGTAGTTCTCTCCTGGGAGGTCCCTTCTGGTCTGGACTATCCAGCTCCACGCAGTCCTCAGACAGATTGTAGTAGGGTCCTCTGTGTTCATTTTGCCAAAATGTTGCCCAGGAGCAGTCACCATTGAAGAGCCCCTTTACCAGAATAAAAGCACGGCTCCACCTCACATTTTGGATGTTGCCGGGCTTTGGTGCCTCCAGTCCCAAGGGGATTGGTTGGTGGGGCGCTCTCAGGCAGGTGTCCGGAGTGGGTCAGGGAGGGACATGCACAGTGCTGGGGAAGCCGAAAGCAAGCGAGCAGGTGTCGACCTAGTTCTGCAC from Piliocolobus tephrosceles isolate RC106 chromosome 13, ASM277652v3, whole genome shotgun sequence encodes:
- the JAM3 gene encoding junctional adhesion molecule C, whose protein sequence is MVPARLGPAVAMVTGAGRSVLAGWAHARGDYKLRRAAAGPSAPLDMALRRPPRLRLCARLPDFFLLLLFRGCLIGAVNLKSSNRTPVVQEFESVELSCIITDSQTSDPRIEWKKIQDDQTTYVFFDNKIQGDLAGRAEILGKTSLKIWNVTRRDSALYRCEVVARNDRKEIDEIVIELTVQVKPVTPVCRVPKAVPVGKMATLYCQESEGHPRPHYSWYRNDVPLPTDSRANPRFRNSSFHLNSETGTLVFTAVHKGDSGQYYCIASNDAGSARCEEQEMEVYDLNIGGIIGGVLVVLAVLALITLGICCAYRRGYFINNKQDGESYKNPGKPDGVNYIRTDEEGDFRHKSSFVI